In Vicugna pacos chromosome 6, VicPac4, whole genome shotgun sequence, the DNA window GGAAGGACATTCTGAACTGAGGTTGCTGTGAGGCCTttggggagtcccagaaggaagatGTTAGCACCGAGCAAACACCCTGCCATCCTCTCAGCTTAGTGGTCAGCACTTCTGTGCTGGTTCTGGGTCCTGAGTGGCGGGGGAAGGAGTGGGAGCGAGGCGTGAAGGAACGTGAGAGCTCTTCCTGGTGCTACCCCGCAGTTTCTCTTGAGAAATACCAAGGGCCAGGAGTTTTCCCGTTGTCCTTGACTCGTGGGCATTCTGCCTTCTGTCCCTTACCAGTCTgaaggtggtggggagggcagtGTTGGGATTGGTAAGGAGAGGGGGCCTTGCATCTCAGTCACCTGTCACTTTGGCAGCATGAGCACAGCCCAGGAGCTGTAGAGGGCCCTGGGAATCTGTCCCGAGAGTGATCTGGGCTGGAGCAGCTAGCCCTCTGCTGCCTTTTAATCTCCCATGAACGAGCCTAGAAGTTGGTTTAGTTTCTCCCTAAGGCTGGCCTTGAAGGGTGGCGGGGCAGCAGAGTCCTGGTGTCTTGAGGCTGGCAGGGGAGAGGCAGCATGGACTCTGTGGTCACCTGGAAGCCAGCTTTGGTTGCCCTGGGCCGCAGCCGAGCCCGCACGCACACCCACACTTGCTTTTGAGGTTTCTCcttcagggagggaagggaagggaaggagcatGGTTGGGGAGACAACTATGGGCTTTCAGTCAGGGAGGCCTGAtgtgaatctcagctctgccatttactagctgtggaGCTTTGGGTCAGTTGCTTAATTGTTCTGGGCCCCTGGTATCTTAGATTTAAAGTGGGGATACTGGTGCCTACCTCAGGTGCTTGCTGTGGTGACTGAAGACTGAGAAAGTACCTTGCACAGGACTTGGCATCTAGTGGACTCTTGGTAAATAGTTCCCTTCCCATCATGCTGGCTTTTGGCCAACATCAGCTGGTCTCAGTGCCCAATGAGTGGTGGTTCCATTTAGCCACAATGCTGCTTTACGTTTTCAGTGTGCCTTCTGTGCCATGCCACCCTGAGGTTGGTGTCTAGGTTAGGGAGCCTCTGACGTGGCCAGAAGCAGTAGTGACCTGGTCCTCTGATCTCATCGCTCGCCAGGACGAGAAGCTCACTGTGACCCAGGACCTCCCTGTGAACGATGGAAAACCTCACATCGTCCACTTCCAGTATGAGGTCACCGAGGTGAAGGTCTCTTCCTGGGATGCAGTCCTGTCCAGCCAGAGCCTGTTTATAGAAATCCCAGATGGATTATTAGCTGATGGGAGCAAAGAAGGGTAAGGAGCAAGTGCCGGGGAAGGGCGGGAAGCCTGTGGTGCAGAAGGGCGCATGCTCACTGGGGACAACAGGTGGGTCGGGAGCCTGCCTTCCCCCCCAGCTGTAGGCTGCCCAGGCAGATACTGTTTAACAGTAAAGCAGGCCTGCTCTAGGTTATGATGACAGCAGATCATTATCACATTAACCCGATTCCTGTCATGTAGTCACCCAGTGGTTCGCTCTTCCCAGTGGACGTCACATCCCCCTCGAGCCACCTGACACTGGTGCAGTTCTGTGGGCCAGCAGCTCTTACTGGGGGGGCTTCACTGGGTTGGGCAAGGCCCTCCAAGCACCCAGGTTATCTAAGAAACAGTCCTGAGGATGGAGTTCTCTTGAGTGGCTCCAGCCGCTTGAGGAAATCCTTTCAGACAGTGTCAGGGCCCAGAGTCCCTCTCCGCAGCAGGCAGTCATCACCACACCTGGCAACCCTGGAGGACCCTTGGGAAACTGGCTTCCCCTTCGAGGCCCGATACGTGCTTGTGAACTGCATTAGTTAAGTTGGttagtttttaatttcagatgaAGAACTCTTATTCCAGGAAAAGATAGTTTAATAACATTTTTCTGAAGGATTGTGGCTTATCTTTTTCTGAATTTAGTTAGGACTCCTGGGGTCTTGAAGTAGGAGCCTTCTCCCTAAAACCCCTGTACAGTGCTGGCTGTAAGCCTCAGGAAGGCCTTCGCAGGGGCGGTGGGCGTCTGGAGGGTGGCAGTGGGCTGAGATGTTTTTTCTTTGCCTCCTGCAGATTGTTAGCACTGCTAGAGTTTGCTGAAGAGAAGATGAAAGTGAACTATGTCTTCATCTGCTTCAGGAAGGGCCGGGAAGACAGAGGTGAGGAGCCGAGCAGCCCGAGACCTAGTGcccgggctggggaggggcaaggGGCCTCCCGGGTGGCGAGCTGGGCTCCTGACTGCCACGCAGACCCCGGGGAAGCACGGGGCTGGGAGAGTCCAAAGTTAGTAAAGACCTACCGCCTATTTATTCCATCTTTGTCTTGGGTTTTCCTTTGACCTGAATATTCCCTTGTTTCTTATCAGAGTTCTTTTTACACTCTTCTCTTCTGCAGCGCCACTCCTGAAGACCTTCAGCTTCTTGGGCTTTGAGATTGTGCAGCCAGGCCATCCCTGTGTCCCCTCTCGGCCAGATGTGATGTTCATGGTTTACCCCCTGGACCGGAACTTGTCCGATGAGGACTAATGGTCACAGAGGATGCTTTGCCCAAGAGCCAGtgtgggggaagaggggaagtTAGGCAGCcctgggacagaggagggggCTTCTTGCCGTCTAGGGAAGGACGCTGAGGGGCTCAGGGTGAGGGTTGCCTGTTGTGTTCTCAGAGTTGACTTGTTGAAATTGTTTTCCATAAAGAACAGTATAAACATATTATTCACATGTAATCACCAATAGTAAATGAAGATGTTTATGAACTGGCATTAGAAGCTTTTTAAACTGCGCTGTGTGATGTGCTCTATTTAGCCTAGGGGAGGACACTGCCTAGAGGGGGAGGGGCTGTCTGGGTCGAGGGGCAAGGCCTGGGGGGCTGGCGGACAGCACTGTCAGGCTCAGGTTCCCCTGGTGTTGGACTTTCTCTTTTGGTTTTTAAGACTTGTGTATTTTCTCTACTTGCTTCCTGTCACCCTGGGGGCCCTGTGTACAGGCTTTTCAGCCCCTGGGCCGTGTCCTTGAGTTGTTTCTTGACACTCCGCCTGGGCTTCTCTCCGTGCTTTTGTGTCTGGCCTGGAGAAGGCAGGTctgacccctcccctccttctttaCAGCTTAGTGTTACTCTGGCATTTGGTTAAGCTGGCTTAATCTGTTTCATGTTCTCAATGCATTTAAAATAGGGACATTGAAGTTCACTCCCACCACCAGGGCTTTTTCTGGGGTGCCTGGGCCTTAAAAAACACTAGCCAAACTCCAATTCACAGATGACAGCCACGAGCTCTTGCTCTTGGCTACAGGCTCAGGCCCCAAGGTGTCTCCTTCCTAGGGTCACAAagagcagagaggaagaggaatagCAACTCAGGGCCTGGGGCTTGTGGGGGAATTTGTTCTTAGGGACTAGATGCCTCTGTGCTgactgcccccctccctccctaacAGGTTCTGAGAGGTGCCTGAGCCCCTGCTTCACAGGGCTTAGGGCTGGGACTGGGGTGTAGAAGCGGCCTGCCCTTTTCTGGTTTCACTGAACAGCTTGTTCTAAGGGGGAGAGATCTAGATTGggtgaggggggtgggggtgtcaggGAGGCAAGTATGTTGTGTTAC includes these proteins:
- the OAZ2 gene encoding ornithine decarboxylase antizyme 2 (protein translation is dependent on polyamine-induced +1 ribosomal frameshift), whose protein sequence is MINTQDSSILPLSNCPQLQRCRHLVPGPLWCSDAPHPLSKIPGGRGGGRDPSLSALIYKDEKLTVTQDLPVNDGKPHIVHFQYEVTEVKVSSWDAVLSSQSLFIEIPDGLLADGSKEGLLALLEFAEEKMKVNYVFICFRKGREDRAPLLKTFSFLGFEIVQPGHPCVPSRPDVMFMVYPLDRNLSDED